GGAGTTTACAATCCAGACTGTGAGAACAGTGGTATCTTCAAAGCCAGGCAATGCAATCAGACCGACACCTGCTGGTGCGTGAACTCTGCTGGGGTGAGAAGAACTGATAAGGGTGACAAAAACCTAAAATGCAGTGAACTAGTCAGAACTAACTGGATCTTCATCAAACTGAAACACAAGGAGAGGTCTAAAGCTTTCCATGCTTCTGAAGTGGCAAATGGTCTGAGACAAATCATTCAGAACAGATACAAGCTGCATCCAAAGTACATCACTGCCATTGAGTATGAATACCCATTCATCCATATTGACCTGAAGCAAAATGCTTCCCAGAAATCCAACGGAGATGTCGATATAGCTGATGTGGCTTATTACTTTGAAAAAGATGTTAAACTTGACTCCATATTTCACCGTAGTAATGCGTTCAACCTCTCCGTTAACGGAGAGCCTTTGGATGTGGAAGGAATTTTAATTTACTATGTGGATGAAAAGCCACCGGAGTTTTCTATGAAACGTCTGACTGCTGGCGTTATTGCTGTGTTGGCAGTAGTGATATTGACTATTATTGCTGGGATTACTGTACTGGTTATTACCAGGAGGCGGACCGGGAAGTATGAGAAGGTCGAGATCAAGGAGATGGGTGAAATGAGACGAGGACAGAACTCATAGCTGCCTTAATCTGAAGACAGAAATTAAGACTTTGATGAGAAGGAAGCAGAAATGGCAAGATTATTCAATGTTTGTGTGGGGATGCTGGGGTATTTTTTATTTCTAGTTTTAAAACAACGGTTTTCTAAAATCCTAAATGAGCTTAGATTAGTAAAGTGGTATTAACTAGTATAAATTAATTTGAGAGTTGATTATTAAAATCACCTGAAAAGAAAAGATGAGCATCTTAGCCCAAAGTTTTCCAATTGTACAGTTGTATTTTTAAGGGGACAAGAAAGTTATTTGTACTTCCTAACCTAGCTATTTAGCGTAATTTATAATACCTACATTTGTATTACTAAAGAGCCTGTTAAACTTGTTTAAACATTTTATGAGGACTTTTTTTTGCACAGTCAGGTGCTGAAGCTTGAATATGTGCTGTCTGACTCACTTGTATAATTAGGGTTGGCTTTCTgttttcaatgacatttttaaagttactATCTTTGATGAAGTTGCTGGAACTTTTTTGTTTTCACCAACTTTAAACTTAATAAATtccacccaaaacaaaacaaaaaatttgtgATCTcttccagactaacacagctgctactctgaaaccttccagacTTACGGTATCACAGCCTTCTGTGCTGACTCATTTGTCGAAGGAATATAAAACATAACTTTCCAGGTGCAAATATTCTGAAATTCAAAGTTGATCAGACAACCTTGTGCTCTAATCCTGCACATGCTTTCCAATGAGGGTCTGACCACTTGTAGTCATTACAGATTCATTGGCACTTTTTCTAAGAGTGGGAGAGCTAACCTTGctttcctggccaaattccaactctgGTCATTGGTTTCTCTCTATCCAAACGTCCCTTGCAGTTCCAATAGAAAAAGGTATTCTTCACTGTTTAACAGCCCACAGCAATACCACACAATGTTTTAGGACAAGTTGTGACGAGACCTTTACCTCATTCAAGCTGTAGGGGAAATTGAGgtaagcagaatgtaattacccaaccCGGAACTTGGCCAAGACATCAGAATTGGACACTAGTCACCTACCACTATACAAAATCTTTTGCTATGTAGCATCATCACCTTAAAGGAcaaagggaaagaagggaaaaaaatgggggtggggagggaataatGGTAGTTCTTAAATGTTGGAATACTGGCAGAATTGGTGCATTCTCCGGGCTGCTGATGGACATCTAAAGTTCTATCAGACTAATTAGATTTCTTTCAAAACATGATCACTTCAAGCAGGCATTCCAACAGGGTCAGCCATCTGATTCACATAATCTGCCCTCAATTTCACTGTTTTGCAAACCAAATAACCATCCATTGTTGTGTGGCTCCTATGGATAATTGTTTACTAAAGACACATGAAAACTCCAATGCCCAGGAAAAAATGATGGGACTTAGTGTGGCCATGGGATTGGATACTCGAATGGGCATCAGGgactgggttctatttccagctttgccag
Above is a genomic segment from Natator depressus isolate rNatDep1 chromosome 8, rNatDep2.hap1, whole genome shotgun sequence containing:
- the TACSTD2 gene encoding tumor-associated calcium signal transducer 2; translation: MESRFGVVLVLILAAASSSTQKNCICATNRRALCTEDTSGNCFCTLVGSSQRVNCSVLTSKCLLMKAEMSSAKGRRFSKPEHGFLDNDGVYNPDCENSGIFKARQCNQTDTCWCVNSAGVRRTDKGDKNLKCSELVRTNWIFIKLKHKERSKAFHASEVANGLRQIIQNRYKLHPKYITAIEYEYPFIHIDLKQNASQKSNGDVDIADVAYYFEKDVKLDSIFHRSNAFNLSVNGEPLDVEGILIYYVDEKPPEFSMKRLTAGVIAVLAVVILTIIAGITVLVITRRRTGKYEKVEIKEMGEMRRGQNS